The following proteins are encoded in a genomic region of Brachypodium distachyon strain Bd21 chromosome 1, Brachypodium_distachyon_v3.0, whole genome shotgun sequence:
- the LOC100843799 gene encoding uncharacterized protein LOC100843799, whose product MAMAASLLAAPYPLPPASSRRWRPLLAAPTPALRLRTPASPPPLLPRIQPHHRVSRAGDAMARAAFAVAPAPGGDETAWRGHAPDWAALVGRLVLGALLVRAVLGCGAVLAAEDSIRASGFGLRVASSLRRLGWPDDAVVFTLATLPVLELRGAIPAGYWMRLDPIRLTVLSVLGNMVPVPFIILYLKKVATFLSQRSATATRIMDLLFERARRKAAPVEEFQWLGLMLFVAVPFPGTGAWTGAIIASVLGMPFWSGFSANFMGVVLAGLLVNLLMNLGLKYAIITGIALFFVSTVMWTVLRSLKSSLNTK is encoded by the exons atggccatggcggcctcGCTTCTCGCCGCGCCCTATCCTCTCCCGCCGGCATCGTCGCGGAGATGGAGGCCTCTCCTCGCAGCTCCAACGCCCGCCCTTCGCCTGAGGACTcccgcttctcctcctcctcttcttcctagGATCCAACCGCATCACCGCGTGTCTCGCGCTGGGGATGCAATGGCGAGAGCCGCATTTGCGGTGGCGCCGGCACCAGGCGGGGATGAGACGGCGTGGCGGGGTCATGCTCCCGATTGGGCCGCTCTCGTGGGGCGGCTCGTGCTGGGCGCGCTCCTGGTCCGCGCCGTGCTCGGCTGCGGCGCGGtcctggcggcggaggactcGATCAGGGCGTCCGGGTTCGGGCTGCGGGTGGCGTCGTCGCTGCGGAGGCTCGGGTGGCCCGACGACGCCGTCGTGTTCACGCTCGCCACGCTGCCCGTGCTCGAGCTGCGGGGAGCCATCCCGGCCGGGTACTGGATGCGCCTCGACCCCATCCGCCTCACCGTCCTATCCGTTCTCGG GAACATGGTACCTGTGCCATTCATCATCCTCTACCTGAAAAAAGTTGCAACATTTCTCTCGCAAAGAAGTGCTACTGCAACCCGGATTATGGATCTCCTCTTTGAGCGGGCACGACGGAAGGCTGCACCTGTTGAGGAATTCCAATGGCTTGGGTTGATGCTGTTTGTTGCTGTTCCATTCCCAGGCACTGGAGCATGGACTGGTGCCATCATTGCTTCTGTCCTTGGTATGCCGTTCTGGTCAGGTTTCTCCGCAAATTTCATGGGAGTCGTCCTAGCAGGGTTGTTGGTAAATCTGCTTATGAATCTTGGTTTAAAGTATGCAATTATCACTGGAATAGCTCTGTTCTTTGTATCAACTGTCATGTGGACTGTACTTCGGTCCCTCAAGAGTTCACTGAATACAAAATGA
- the LOC100841666 gene encoding thioredoxin H2-2, protein MGGFFSSLWTPPPNTDDGDSAVVAVHSKASWDEQLKIHGSATANKLMVIDFSATWCGPCRFIEPAFKEMASRFTDAVFVKIDVDELSEVAKTFCVEAMPTFVLLKGGQEVSRVVGAKKDELDRKIKTFISSSQS, encoded by the exons ATGGGCGGCTTCTTCTCGTCCCTCTGGACCCCTCCCCCGAACACCGACGACGGCGACTCCGCCGTGGTTGCCGTCCACTCCAAGGCCAGCTGGGACGAGCAGCTGAAGATCCACGGGAGCGCCACCGCCAACAAGCTG ATGGTGATCGACTTCTCGGCGACGTGGTGCGGGCCGTGCCGCTTCATCGAGCCCGCCTTCAAGGAGATGGCGTCCCGCTTCACCGACGCCGTGTTCGTCAAGATCGACGTCGACGAGCTCTCG GAGGTTGCAAAGACATTTTGCGTAGAGGCGATGCCAACATTTGTACTGCTGAAGGGCGGGCAGGAGGTGAGTCGCGTGGTCGGGGCCAAGAAGGATGAGCTTGACAGGAAGATCAAAACGTTCATCTCATCGTCCCAATCCTAG